From Bradyrhizobium sp. NDS-1, the proteins below share one genomic window:
- a CDS encoding universal stress protein, whose product MFKSILVPIDLADTDLAKPAIATAATLSQTWNGQVRLLNVLPMTPVMLAEYVPADFDEQQRQTSEEALAIVARESGIEQARISSVVRQGGIYHEILEEAVHMKADLIVMTSHRPAMRTYFLGSNAGHVVRYAKCSVLVVRH is encoded by the coding sequence ATGTTCAAGTCCATCCTCGTGCCCATCGACCTCGCCGACACCGATCTGGCCAAGCCGGCGATCGCGACCGCGGCAACCCTGTCGCAGACCTGGAACGGCCAGGTGCGCCTGCTCAACGTGCTGCCGATGACGCCGGTGATGCTGGCCGAATACGTACCGGCCGATTTCGACGAGCAGCAGCGCCAGACCTCGGAAGAGGCGCTCGCCATCGTCGCGCGCGAATCCGGCATCGAGCAGGCGCGGATCTCCAGCGTGGTGCGCCAGGGCGGCATCTATCACGAAATTCTGGAGGAAGCGGTGCACATGAAGGCCGATCTGATCGTGATGACCTCACACCGGCCGGCGATGCGCACCTATTTCCTCGGCTCCAACGCCGGCCACGTCGTGCGCTACGCGAAGTGTTCCGTGCTGGTGGTGAGGCATTGA
- a CDS encoding SixA phosphatase family protein, which translates to MRRLMLLRHAKTETDAPSGRDQDRRLDDRGHKDAARIGDWMATHPPFPDTVLVSHAVRARQTWDIAWEAMKDRVPTPQVEILPELYGADPAQILESIRTATAPADPKQLLLVAHNPGMHEAALMLMGGGDPDGARALADNLPTAGLAILDFDVKDWGDVAYRRGKLVLFTSPRLLRSG; encoded by the coding sequence ATGCGCCGTTTGATGCTGCTGCGTCACGCCAAGACCGAGACCGACGCGCCGAGCGGCCGTGACCAGGACCGCCGGCTCGACGATCGCGGCCACAAGGACGCCGCCCGGATCGGCGACTGGATGGCCACCCATCCGCCCTTCCCCGACACCGTGCTGGTGTCGCACGCGGTCCGGGCCCGGCAGACCTGGGACATCGCATGGGAGGCGATGAAGGACCGCGTCCCGACGCCGCAGGTCGAGATTTTGCCGGAACTCTACGGCGCCGATCCCGCGCAGATCCTGGAATCAATTCGCACCGCAACGGCGCCTGCCGACCCCAAGCAATTGCTCCTGGTCGCGCATAACCCCGGCATGCACGAAGCCGCGCTGATGCTGATGGGTGGCGGCGATCCTGATGGCGCCAGGGCGCTCGCCGACAATCTTCCCACTGCAGGGCTTGCGATCTTGGACTTTGACGTCAAGGATTGGGGTGACGTCGCCTACCGCCGCGGCAAGCTGGTGCTGTTCACCAGTCCCAGGCTGCTTCGATCGGGGTGA